A genomic region of Ktedonobacteraceae bacterium contains the following coding sequences:
- a CDS encoding twin-arginine translocation signal domain-containing protein, which yields MAKMTRRGFIKQTSVSVATLGVLAAAPLAAISDAPETAATDLSVEETSAAQLGETLVAHVRDFATGEISVMSGTQEIIFRDPELMMRLIRVLP from the coding sequence ATGGCCAAGATGACCCGCCGTGGGTTTATCAAGCAAACATCGGTGAGTGTGGCCACACTTGGAGTGCTGGCCGCAGCGCCTCTGGCGGCGATATCTGACGCGCCTGAAACAGCGGCGACAGACCTGTCAGTGGAAGAAACATCCGCCGCCCAGCTTGGTGAAACCCTGGTAGCACATGTGCGCGATTTCGCTACGGGCGAGATCAGTGTGATGTCCGGCACTCAGGAAATCATTTTTCGCGATCCTGAGCTTATGATGCGCCTGATTAGAGTGTTGCCATAA